A region of the Cannabis sativa cultivar Pink pepper isolate KNU-18-1 chromosome 3, ASM2916894v1, whole genome shotgun sequence genome:
GGCccgaaaacaaaaattaaaattaaaaatacacatatttttttagtaattttgaaatatactacattttcttttaaaaatgacccaataattttgttgttaattagGGAATAATTAATTTCAGGGTCGTCATCCACCCCCTTTCAAATATAAAACAATTTTGtttcttaataattattaaattaaaatatgtgataTCTGATCTAATACTTAAATATGATATAAACGTTAAGCATTATTTGTGCTCTTTATCGTTATCTCTCTCTTTCTAATATATATTAGTAGTTCAAATCTacaattaattccttaattaacaTTAATACAGAAACTAAAGACACGAGTAGTTAAGAAGGATGTTAATCCCGAGTGGAATGAAGATCTAACCCTTTCAGTCACAGACTCTAATCTTCCTATTATGTTGGTAAGTAAGTAGTTTCTTAATCAGTTAggactcgtttggaacgccgtattaggtcgtattgtattgtattgtattatattgaattggattatctatcatatttttatataatacaatgttaaactttaatttatactaaaatattatatatttaggtgtccataaaagttattaccacatatagttttacataaaaatattgcataaaatacaattcaatataatacaatacaatacaatacgacttaatacggcgttccaaacgaactcttaattaattattatatatgattTAATCAGGTTCGGCCTTGTGCATACGCGGGCTAAGCCTGCTTCAAgggcccaaaaaaaatattcctatttaaatatatatatatatatatataaatttcttgttaattttagaaatactttattttttctatatccCATTAAagtaactaattaatatataatttatgtgtTTAGACTGTATATGACCATGACACATTTAGCATGGATGACAAAATGGGAGATGCAGAATTTAACATAAAATCATACATAGAAGCATTGAAGATGAATTTAGATTCTGATCTTCCAAGTGGGACAATAATCACAAGAGTACAACCAAGTAGGCAAAATTGTTTGGCTGAAGAAAGTTGCATCATGTGGAATGAAGGCAAAGTCATTCAAGACCTTTGTTTAAGATTAAGAAATGTTGAATGTGGTGAAGTTGAAGTTCAACTCCAATGGATTGATCTTCCTGGTTGTAAAGGtttataaaaactttatatatataaatatatctacACATATAAGTGTCTTacattcatacatatatatctatatgtACTTTGTATTATGTTTCTCTTTATACAAGTTCATTATTAGATGATAAAATGTTTCTGTTGTAAGAACATTGCTAttagataataatattgttttatCAATGGTATGTTACGATTggttaacattttttttataataactgttaaattaaaatatgtgagATATGATAATGAATTGCACTAATAACCGTACAATATTTTAAGTGATGCTAAGCAATTCTCTTGTTGCAATACA
Encoded here:
- the LOC115709579 gene encoding protein C2-DOMAIN ABA-RELATED 4-like yields the protein MGDTLTENSGGRQSSSLMDSLLGLLRLRVKRGINLAVRDVRSSDPYLVVRMGKQKLKTRVVKKDVNPEWNEDLTLSVTDSNLPIMLTVYDHDTFSMDDKMGDAEFNIKSYIEALKMNLDSDLPSGTIITRVQPSRQNCLAEESCIMWNEGKVIQDLCLRLRNVECGEVEVQLQWIDLPGCKGL